The genomic stretch GTGCAGGCATGCCTGACATAAAAGAAGGCTGAGAAACTGGAACAGCTTCAAGAACAGGGAATTGTTGACCACCAGAGTTGACAAAAATTTGCTGAGAAGTATCTTGAGATAGAGCAAGGTTGGAAGGTGCATGCTTTGCAGCAGAACCCGGAGAAGTTGTCTGATTAGATGGACCAGGTACATTAAACAGATGTTGCGTTTGACGCTGATTCCTTGAAAATGTAGGACTGGACGTAATTTCTGCAATAGAGTTTCCATGCTTATAAGACGTAGGGCTGCTCGATTGTCCCCCAATACCAAATTTATCATCCCAACGGGATCTCGGTGATGATTCATGTGATTGGGGCAAAGGTTGAGAAGGGGACAGGGTAGACCAGGTCTGATTTTTCTCTCTTAAATTAGAATCCATTTGCATTTGATTTGGATTACTAGCTGGATGGATCATACCCTGAGAAGAGAAAAGAGTGTTTGAAACGGATTGTCGTTGAGATGGAGAAGCCAATTTCAAAGCAAAACCTTGAGAAGCAGAAGACTGATTGTAGATATGAGAAACAGAAGCTCCAGGAGTTTTTGCCTCAGTTACCTCAGATAATGGGTTAAATCCAGAACGGCCAAACTGTGCAATAGaactattctccttcgattgATCAACcctgataagaagatgaagcatATTTTGACTGTTGTGGTTAAGCCATCTAAAGATTCCACGAGAATATACAAAATAGAAGAGAGAATGTTTAATGCCCACATGCTACCAATGTGAATACATAAGGTAAATAATAAGGAAGGCTGCAGAGAGAATATTTAACTTTCATATGCTAACGAATGCAAATACATATGGAAATTAATAAGGAAGGCTGCAGAGAGAATGTTTAATGTTCATTAGTATTCAAAGGAAATATTAGCCATTCGGAACTTTCAATCCCTCATTATTCTTAAGCAAACTACCTTGTTTGTGCAGTCACACGCATGCCACTAGAATCCTCTGATTTCCGGTCATACGAATTGTCCCTCTGGTAGCAATTTTGCTGCTGCTCATATGTCCCACCTTCCCTCCCATAAGAGTTTTGCATAACATGAGAGCTGTTACTCATTTGATGCTGTTTTTCTCCAATGCCCTCATTGTCCTCCTTGTTGCTAGATATAAAATGTTTCCCATGATCAAGCTTATTATTATCTTGGACTTGGTGACTGGTTTCCTGATGGACATTAGTCATGTGTGAATTTTGCAGAGAATGAAAGTTAAAAATATTGGAATTTTCTCTGTTCCTAAGAATACTCTCTGAACCAAAATGTACTTGCTCCAATTGTCCAGTTGATCTGGAAAATGAAGTTACCCTGGAATCACCATCCCTAATCCACATATGGTTCTCAGAGTTCCTATTGTACATGCCTTCATTAATATCACCTGTTCAACAATCACCCACAATATCAGGGAAACGAAAATTAGCATCATTTCCATTAGAGGATTGAAAATGTACATTCTTACCTTCTGGTTTACTGCTTTGACTGGTCCATGTGTTGTCCAAACGCATGTGTGGCTGAACCTGCTGAGAGTTACGATCCAACCACTCGCTAGAACTTTTGGGAGACTTCTGAATGGATTCGTGAGATTCATCCTGGTGAAACCCTTCTCGATGCTCAGGTGTGAATTGGATGTCTGGCTGTGGAAAGCCAGGGAAGCTAGAACTAACACTTGAGTCATTATGCATGgaaaaaggttttgaacttaagGAAGAGACACTCTGCAGATTGTTATCAGCCCAAGTTCCTTGGTTCTCATTGTCCACGATGTTTGAAGGCTGATTACCAGTTGACAGCTCGGTATTCTGAAAAGTCAACCCACTCCACTCCTCCTGTTGGCCGGTATCACTACTAGAAGCTTCTGCTACAGCAGACTGCATAAGCGCGCTCCAGCTTCCACTTTGGAGAGAAGGAAATGAACATTCGAATGCATTTCCAAAGCCTCCAGCCCCAATATCACACTGCTTTCCCATAGACGAATCCCAAGTACTATCATCCATGTCAAACAAAATCTTCTCTTCCATTGGATCGAGGGGAACCAAACCCTGGGAAGGGCCATGCTGCATTGTTTTTTGCTGAAAGATTTCCGGCCAGCCAGCCTGATCTTGCTTTCCACTGAGCTCCTGTAGTGATGTATTTGTTTGCAAGGTATCCCCTTGTTGGAGGTTACCCAATGTGGATCCACAATTTGAACCCTGAGTAATAACTTGTCCAAATACATTTTTTCCCTGAAAGCCTTGTCGGGATACGAAAGCCCCTTGAGGCGAGCAAACCTGGTCCGGAGAAGCAGTTGTACAATGATCACCTACAAATGAGTTATTGAAGGCTGATGGCTGCATAGCAGGCTTCTGCATTTGATCATTAGCCTTGGTCAACAAATTTTCAGAATCATGAGACATCGCCGGAAGATGGGAATACTGATTCATAGTCCCTCTTCCACTAGCAACAGGAGTACCATATAAAGATGCATCAAACTGCTGAGGAGCAAGACCCATCGAGCTCAAAGTTTGACCTTGCTCTTGAGAAAAAATAACTCTATTAGAAACATTTTGTCCTCCCGGAGATCCACCCCTCTGCACCCAGTTCATAAACATTTGTGGCGTATCATTAACGGGTGTTCCATTGATTAGAGGTGAAAACTGAACCCCTGAAGCCTGCTTATTAATTGCAGAGATCTGATTTACTGCATTATGTTGCCTTGCATCACCGAACTGGTGTAGTTGCTGCTGCCTCTGAAGTTCTTGCAGTTTCTTAAACATCAGGTGCTGCTGCAACATCTGCATGTCATTGTACCCAGACTGCTGCATCGAGTGAATCTGTGGAATGCCTTGTTGTTGTACCCTCACAAGTTGTTGCTGCCTTCCAACAAAGTTAAACTCACTGGAAGCTTCAGTAATTTCAGACCTTTCTGAATTGGTTGTCAAAGTGGGACTATCGCACGATGCATTTTCTTGCTCTGATTGAAGGATAGATAAGCCTCTCGAAGTTAAAGAAAGTGGAACAAAAACTGAGCTATCATCCAAAAACTGGCTTTCCTGCAAATCCTGCCATCCAAGCATAAACCCATTCGTCTCCAGATGTTGGTTTCTAGTTTGAATATGGGACAATTCCGGTTTCTGAGCCAACTGTGTATATTGTTTATCAAAACTCAAAGACTCACCACCCCGtcctctcccaaaatctgcaaatGCCACAACAGATACATTAGGGCGTTCAAAAACACTAACTTGGTATTTTACATTATGCCACTGTCCTGGGGGAAAATTCAAAGATTTATCCACtatttgggaaacaaaaagCAAATTCCAATGCAGTCATGACAATCAAAACATAGAACTCATAAAGCAATCAAGAAGACCATAAAAAATGAAGCCACATGTACCTAGTTGTTGCACATTACTTGTCTCTCTTTGTTTTCCATGCCATTGATTATAAATATGCACAGGCCAATTACCGTCTGCAACTTGAGTTTGACGGGTATAGTTGTCTTGTTCATAAAAATTGTGGATCCTGCCTTCAATTTCGTTACCAGGCATTAAATTCCCAGGCACCAAATTTCTCAGCTAATTGTTTCTGTGAAAAAGAGCTACGACTGTTTATGAGACCATCATGCATAAGATACCCTGATCCCCGCGATTCTGCCGGGCATTCTCCAACTTGTCCTGCATATTTCATTGGACAAATTGAGATTAGAAGTACTGACAGacaattttgacaaaatatcAATTAATAAAGCCAGTAAAATGTCGAAAATTTAATCATGGAAAAACCTCGAAAATACAGTTTACATCAGATTTCAAACTCAAGCCGGTCTCATTTATGGAGAACCGCTAAAACAGTTTTCCAATTGGAACCTACGACAGCAAAGTTACAAATTCCAATCAAGTGTCAAACAACTAGTATTATTCGGTTGCTTGCAAATATGACttctctgagagagagagagagagagagagatatgtgtgtgtgtgtgttagggGCTTGGGTGCCCAGCTACAAGATTCAAACTTtccaaaattatttgaaatgaaaaaaattcgAACTTTTCGATATTCACAgttgaattttcttttcagcACTCGAATTTACAACTCTTATGAGAGTATTTGAGCTAATACCAAAAGATGGGAAAGAGAGCAAACCCCCGGAATTGCAAATTCAGCAGAAACTTAAGCTTAATGCGAACTCGGGATTTCGAAAAACAAATCAAAGGCTAAACACAAAGCACTTAAACACTATCATTAAGCAACAGAAACCCAAATTAAATCACAAGCAAAACTCAAACTTTAcactcaaaaaccctaaaaaatccaacaaaatctCCACCCAACAATCAATGAAACCCCAATTCTCCCAAAACTACTAACAAACCACCTGAATTTAACAATTTCCGAGGTAATTcgactaaaattaaaaacagcAAACCTCAGCAGTTCCAACTCTAATGTCTCACTCTTACAAGCTAAACAAACAGAGTGTGAACTCAGAAGGGCAAACTAGCAAAAAGCGGAGAGTTGGGAGCTCACAGTGTGATCCCAATCCAGGGGAATTAGGGTTCTTCAAGAACGCGGACGGTACGGCGTCGTTTCTGCTTCTTTTACAGCTCCCAATTCACACCACAGTTGTTTAAGCTCCAAAACGACGTCGCAAATGGCTCCTTCTATCTCTCCGGAACtgaactttctctctctaggacCAGAGGAGTGAGAAACCGCAATCCATTTTTCGGACCCGAAGCCGACGATAAAGCGATCCAACCAAAACACCGCTCCGAAAAATATGTTTTCCAACAAACACACAGAGTCTCAGAAGAAAATGCTGCCTCAGGCTCGGGGTCTGAACCCAGGTTCGGGTATGGTTGAGTACCCGAACCTACGGCACGGGGATAGAGGTGTTAATGTGCTTCGCGGGAGTTGGTGCGCCCTCCGTTTATGGACGTTGGATGACGATATCTGGGATATCGACGGTTGATATGGTAGTGTGACGTAGGCTCAAGTAAGTGTGCGTCATTGCTTGTGGCTCGAAAGGAAAAAGTGGACGGGATATTCGGACGTCACGCGCTTTTGTCCACGCGTGGGGCGGTGCACTTTATTTTTCAGGCCGAACTTTGgagctttttcttttctttttcttttttttagagaattttgTAAATGTGCTTAataagtaaatttttttttttttttttttgggtttatttTCCCGCCGCCGGTTTAAGCAAAAGATTAGGGATAAGTGGGTGGGTTTAAGTGCTTAATTATCTAGGGTTGTCATATGTTTGGGCCAAGCCACCTAACTTTCAAGGTCCAATAATGTCTGCTAAATTTAGATTTTGTATTAGCTAAATTTACGAGTTTGAGATGAGAAATACTTAAACTGCTGACATTCGCTGCAGTGTAAATCATCATCTTTTACGCTCCTGCTTGTTTTTTGTCATAAGGGTTAAGACTGGACAATAGCATTCCCCTAAATGAAACTTACAAGTGGATTTTTGTAATCGTTCATGTATGTAGTAAGCGAACTCAAAGGGTTCATGAACTTCATATTCATCACAAAGTAATTAACCGATAACAACTTTCTTCTAAATACAGCTTACATGTGACAATTTTAAACCGtcaatgtgtgtgtatatatatatatatattcataatttATGCACAATGCTTGAACAACTAAAACTAGCAACAGTCATTAGCATCTACATGACCAAGTTGTGTGATCGTAATATGAAATAAGATGTGTTTATGTAGTTTAAAGATAGAAGAGTGTAGTAGGGTTTGGTGATGGAGTTCTTAATTTTCCTTCCCCAAGTCTTGCCATTTATTGCCCTATGTTTCTGATTCTTAGTACACGTGCCATGCTCCCAATTAATTCAACGAAAAACCATGGGGTACATTTTAATGCAAAGAACAGGAAACATCATTAATATGAATAAATAAAGatctaaaaattaataatattggtGGTAAGGTCTAGAATTTGACTCGGGTTGTCGATTTTGCTTTGACTCCGGGATTTGTGCAGCTGAGACTTTGACTTGAGTTGTCGTTTTTGCTTACATACACAGTAACACTGATGTGGCAAAGTTGGTGGTTGCATTCCTACATTTTTAAATTGCCTGATAAGATTGAAATCGCTTTGGATTTCTGTGTCTAGTGTCCGTAGATAAAGAGATTCAgactatttaattttaattctatattttcattaactcattttattaaagaaaaattaatgaaaagattttaaaaactttgagttttaatgataaggacaaaataaagggtaaagtgaataataccaggtttaactttttagtgtaaaaatgtgatttttcgttaaaatgaacaatatcgtagactttttgttaaaactccctttcaTTAATTCATTACATACAAATTTAAAGATTTGAATGATTTAGATCTCTTGTTTTCTCTTGAATGGTAAGGATGTCTAGGTCCACGCTCCGACACAAATCCAACTTGGATCTCATTCCACCTAGAGGAGGATCCTCTTCGAATTCATTTTATAGGGATCTtagggatcctcacatcttaaccgttcatcgtacattgtgcggtcagtttttgttaattactatttatatttaattttagataacaaaaatcaaataatttctgatcgcatGATATACAATTTGAATCCTGGGATCCAAATCCCCGCCCAGATAGAGAAAGAGCACATGATTGatgattttgtaaaataaaaatagttatATTTGATATGAGAAAAATTAGTAAAATGGGGATGTAGCTCAAATGGTAGAGCGCCCGCTTTGCATGCGGGAGGTACAGGGTTCGATCCCCTGCATCTccaaaaacaactattttttaatgtattttcttattattgttttttaaccAGTTTTGCTGCTATCACATCGTCGCATGGCAATCGGACATGTTATCACATCGTCGTTTGGATGGTCTGATAAGCATATAGACATGTTATTGCTTATCTTGATGTCGTTCATATTGTTATACCATTCATACTTCATTTATAATTAGATAAAGTAAATAAAGAGGTCACATCATTTCATTAGGCAATCGGACATCTACattttggcatgcttttttattggttttttagtcaaaatgatctctaaaatttaaattaattagaaatagTCTATGAGATTGTCCattgtcaattattttgatcattttataCAAAATCTCTGTCAAATTGAAAAAACCACCCTTTTAAGTGGAAaggttgatttgacaaaaataccttcaAATTAACGAAGACTTTTTTACGAAATGATTGACGATGGACAATCTCGATGAcgacttctattgattttaagtCTCAGATATCAAGGTAACGAATTATGTCAACCTCATGATCCactttggctaaaaagccttctTTATTTACTAAGAATATTGCTGCCAAAacaattgttttcttttgcatTATATTTGCAGTTATTCCTGGTGCCAAGAAGttacaattattaattaatccCAGGTGTTACAAGTATATATATACGTTTCCATTTAAATCGTACTAGACTACTGTCGTACCCACAATTTGTAATCCGATCCTTTGTCAACAAACGTCTGCCAGCTCCCCTCCAGATGATTCTCCTTCGACGGGTTCCAATCGAAATGTCCGAGCTTCATTACCAGTGTATCACCTATCTGTGCAACGTAACCTTCATTGTTCGCGTGGTATATCTTCACCGAGCTCCGGCAATGGATCCCGGCCCTTCTTCGAGCATCAATTAGCTCAGTTAGGATGTCATGGAGACCAAAGTCGTATAAACGGTCATAGAAAATGACAGGCTGCACAACAGAGGTAAG from Pyrus communis chromosome 7, drPyrComm1.1, whole genome shotgun sequence encodes the following:
- the LOC137739188 gene encoding uncharacterized protein isoform X5; this translates as MPGNEIEGRIHNFYEQDNYTRQTQVADGNWPVHIYNQWHGKQRETSNVQQLDFGRGRGGESLSFDKQYTQLAQKPELSHIQTRNQHLETNGFMLGWQDLQESQFLDDSSVFVPLSLTSRGLSILQSEQENASCDSPTLTTNSERSEITEASSEFNFVGRQQQLVRVQQQGIPQIHSMQQSGYNDMQMLQQHLMFKKLQELQRQQQLHQFGDARQHNAVNQISAINKQASGVQFSPLINGTPVNDTPQMFMNWVQRGGSPGGQNVSNRVIFSQEQGQTLSSMGLAPQQFDASLYGTPVASGRGTMNQYSHLPAMSHDSENLLTKANDQMQKPAMQPSAFNNSFVGDHCTTASPDQVCSPQGAFVSRQGFQGKNVFGQVITQGSNCGSTLGNLQQGDTLQTNTSLQELSGKQDQAGWPEIFQQKTMQHGPSQGLVPLDPMEEKILFDMDDSTWDSSMGKQCDIGAGGFGNAFECSFPSLQSGSWSALMQSAVAEASSSDTGQQEEWSGLTFQNTELSTGNQPSNIVDNENQGTWADNNLQSVSSLSSKPFSMHNDSSVSSSFPGFPQPDIQFTPEHREGFHQDESHESIQKSPKSSSEWLDRNSQQVQPHMRLDNTWTSQSSKPEGDINEGMYNRNSENHMWIRDGDSRVTSFSRSTGQLEQVHFGSESILRNRENSNIFNFHSLQNSHMTNVHQETSHQVQDNNKLDHGKHFISSNKEDNEGIGEKQHQMSNSSHVMQNSYGREGGTYEQQQNCYQRDNSYDRKSEDSSGMRVTAQTSQNMLHLLIRVDQSKENSSIAQFGRSGFNPLSEGMIHPASNPNQMQMDSNLREKNQTWSTLSPSQPLPQSHESSPRSRWDDKFGIGGQSSSPTSYKHGNSIAEITSSPTFSRNQRQTQHLFNVPGPSNQTTSPGSAAKHAPSNLALSQDTSQQIFVNSGGQQFPVLEAVPVSQPSFMSGMPARVGLSVKPQSLWTKNQSQQHLSGMETTSLASKELNGLNTQDGGYRSSEFGHSHTSFQGFISAQEKQGEETTFDASQTGVRNVSDPSDFASGTLLNHSHLQDLGGIHRSDSNGLAPSARNLGFLGHALKHSHGFRHDHSRLHQVQDTKNEEADPSRRDLDVQQITAMAGQQSIYGHNKDGELNSPSAHKFSPLGNSNATNFLTDAREGPSVKTSSQSAFQAQGMVAFGESDSQSPSIGNNVLPNYAETSQPNLSMASNWFKQYGTFRNGQIQPTYDARLDRSSAGQTSLAKPSQSLNIHSSVEQIDASDANRVWPSTATNLVTSEPFVAPYVLPSDVIDESMAIVRPKKRKIETSELLPWHKVTEGSKRVQDVSLAEQEWALACNRQTEKVGHEFEMIEDGLPILRSKRRLIFTTQFLQQLLGPAPASILSADAALYYDSVTYFVAKLSLGDACTLACSSSTDVPLNDSNKIGEKPKVSENTEMQYLSKAVEDFTNRSKKLENDLLRLDKVSILDLRLECQELERFSVINRFARFHIPQTATSGTTSSSGTVPTAPKPFPQRYVTGQPLPRHLPEGVHCLSL
- the LOC137739188 gene encoding uncharacterized protein isoform X7; the encoded protein is MPGNEIEGRIHNFYEQDNYTRQTQVADGNWPVHIYNQWHGKQRETSNVQQLDFGRGRGGESLSFDKQYTQLAQKPELSHIQTRNQHLETNGFMLGWQDLQESQFLDDSSVFVPLSLTSRGLSILQSEQENASCDSPTLTTNSERSEITEASSEFNFVGRQQQLVRVQQQGIPQIHSMQQSGYNDMQMLQQHLMFKKLQELQRQQQLHQFGDARQHNAVNQISAINKQASGVQFSPLINGTPVNDTPQMFMNWVQRGGSPGGQNVSNRVIFSQEQGQTLSSMGLAPQQFDASLYGTPVASGRGTMNQYSHLPAMSHDSENLLTKANDQMQKPAMQPSAFNNSFVGDHCTTASPDQVCSPQGAFVSRQGFQGKNVFGQVITQGSNCGSTLGNLQQGDTLQTNTSLQELSGKQDQAGWPEIFQQKTMQHGPSQGLVPLDPMEEKILFDMDDSTWDSSMGKQCDIGAGGFGNAFECSFPSLQSGSWSALMQSAVAEASSSDTGQQEEWSGLTFQNTELSTGNQPSNIVDNENQGTWADNNLQSVSSLSSKPFSMHNDSSVSSSFPGFPQPDIQFTPEHREGFHQDESHESIQKSPKSSSEWLDRNSQQVQPHMRLDNTWTSQSSKPEGDINEGMYNRNSENHMWIRDGDSRVTSFSRSTGQLEQVHFGSESILRNRENSNIFNFHSLQNSHMTNVHQETSHQVQDNNKLDHGKHFISSNKEDNEGIGEKQHQMSNSSHVMQNSYGREGGTYEQQQNCYQRDNSYDRKSEDSSGMRVTAQTRVDQSKENSSIAQFGRSGFNPLSEGMIHPASNPNQMQMDSNLREKNQTWSTLSPSQPLPQSHESSPRSRWDDKFGIGGQSSSPTSYKHGNSIAEITSSPTFSRNQRQTQHLFNVPGPSNQTTSPGSAAKHAPSNLALSQDTSQQIFVNSGGQQFPVLEAVPVSQPSFMSGMPARVGLSVKPQSLWTKNQSQQHLSGMETTSLASKELNGLNTQDGGYRSSEFGHSHTSFQGFISAQEKQGEETTFDASQTGVRNVSDPSDFASGTLLNHSHLQDLGGIHRSDSNGLAPSARNLGFLGHALKHSHGFRHDHSRLHQVQDTKNEEADPSRRDLDVQQITAMAGQQSIYGHNKDGELNSPSAHKFSPLGNSNATNFLTDAREGPSVKTSSQSAFQAQGMVAFGESDSQSPSIGNNVLPNYAETSQPNLSMASNWFKQYGTFRNGQIQPTYDARLDRSSAGQTSLAKPSQSLNIHSSVEQIDASDANRVWPSTATNLVTSEPFVAPYVLPSDVIDESMAIVRPKKRKIETSELLPWHKVTEGSKRVQDVSLAEQEWALACNRQTEKVGHEFEMIEDGLPILRSKRRLIFTTQFLQQLLGPAPASILSADAALYYDSVTYFVAKLSLGDACTLACSSSTDVPLNDSNKIGEKPKVSENTEMQYLSKAVEDFTNRSKKLENDLLRLDKVSILDLRLECQELERFSVINRFARFHIPQTATSGTTSSSGTVPTAPKPFPQRYVTGQPLPRHLPEGVHCLSL
- the LOC137739188 gene encoding uncharacterized protein isoform X2 codes for the protein MPGNEIEGRIHNFYEQDNYTRQTQVADGNWPVHIYNQWHGKQRETSNVQQLDFGRGRGGESLSFDKQYTQLAQKPELSHIQTRNQHLETNGFMLGWQDLQESQFLDDSSVFVPLSLTSRGLSILQSEQENASCDSPTLTTNSERSEITEASSEFNFVGRQQQLVRVQQQGIPQIHSMQQSGYNDMQMLQQHLMFKKLQELQRQQQLHQFGDARQHNAVNQISAINKQASGVQFSPLINGTPVNDTPQMFMNWVQRGGSPGGQNVSNRVIFSQEQGQTLSSMGLAPQQFDASLYGTPVASGRGTMNQYSHLPAMSHDSENLLTKANDQMQKPAMQPSAFNNSFVGDHCTTASPDQVCSPQGAFVSRQGFQGKNVFGQVITQGSNCGSTLGNLQQGDTLQTNTSLQELSGKQDQAGWPEIFQQKTMQHGPSQGLVPLDPMEEKILFDMDDSTWDSSMGKQCDIGAGGFGNAFECSFPSLQSGSWSALMQSAVAEASSSDTGQQEEWSGLTFQNTELSTGNQPSNIVDNENQGTWADNNLQSVSSLSSKPFSMHNDSSVSSSFPGFPQPDIQFTPEHREGFHQDESHESIQKSPKSSSEWLDRNSQQVQPHMRLDNTWTSQSSKPEGDINEGMYNRNSENHMWIRDGDSRVTSFSRSTGQLEQVHFGSESILRNRENSNIFNFHSLQNSHMTNVHQETSHQVQDNNKLDHGKHFISSNKEDNEGIGEKQHQMSNSSHVMQNSYGREGGTYEQQQNCYQRDNSYDRKSEDSSGMRVTAQTRVDQSKENSSIAQFGRSGFNPLSEVTEAKTPGASVSHIYNQSSASQGFALKLASPSQRQSVSNTLFSSQGMIHPASNPNQMQMDSNLREKNQTWSTLSPSQPLPQSHESSPRSRWDDKFGIGGQSSSPTSYKHGNSIAEITSSPTFSRNQRQTQHLFNVPGPSNQTTSPGSAAKHAPSNLALSQDTSQQIFVNSGGQQFPVLEAVPVSQPSFMSGMPARVGLSVKPQSLWTKNQSQQHLSGMETTSLASKELNGLNTQDGGYRSSEFGHSHTSFQGFISAQEKQGEETTFDASQTGVRNVSDPSDFASGTLLNHSHLQDLGGIHRSDSNGLAPSARNLGFLGHALKHSHGFRHDHSRLHQVQDTKNEEADPSRRDLDVQQITAMAGQQSIYGHNKDGELNSPSAHKFSPLGNSNATNFLTDAREGPSVKTSSQSAFQAQGMVAFGESDSQSPSIGNNVLPNYAETSQPNLSMASNWFKQYGTFRNGQIQPTYDARLDRSSAGQTSLAKPSQSLNIHSSVEQIDASDANRVWPSTATNLVTSEPFVAPYVLPSDVIDESMAIVRPKKRKIETSELLPWHKVTEGSKRVQDVSLAEQEWALACNRQTEKVGHEFEMIEDGLPILRSKRRLIFTTQFLQQLLGPAPASILSADAALYYDSVTYFVAKLSLGDACTLACSSSTDVPLNDSNKIGEKPKVSENTEMQYLSKAVEDFTNRSKKLENDLLRLDKVSILDLRLECQELERFSVINRFARFHIPQTATSGTTSSSGTVPTAPKPFPQRYVTGQPLPRHLPEGVHCLSL
- the LOC137739188 gene encoding uncharacterized protein isoform X6 encodes the protein MPGNEIEGRIHNFYEQDNYTRQTQVADGNWPVHIYNQWHGKQRETSNVQQLDFGRGRGGESLSFDKQYTQLAQKPELSHIQTRNQHLETNGFMLGWQDLQESQFLDDSSVFVPLSLTSRGLSILQSEQENASCDSPTLTTNSERSEITEASSEFNFVGRQQQLVRVQQQGIPQIHSMQQSGYNDMQMLQQHLMFKKLQELQRQQQLHQFGDARQHNAVNQISAINKQASGVQFSPLINGTPVNDTPQMFMNWVQRGGSPGGQNVSNRVIFSQEQGQTLSSMGLAPQQFDASLYGTPVASGRGTMNQYSHLPAMSHDSENLLTKANDQMQKPAMQPSAFNNSFVGDHCTTASPDQVCSPQGAFVSRQGFQGKNVFGQVITQGSNCGSTLGNLQQGDTLQTNTSLQELSGKQDQAGWPEIFQQKTMQHGPSQGLVPLDPMEEKILFDMDDSTWDSSMGKQCDIGAGGFGNAFECSFPSLQSGSWSALMQSAVAEASSSDTGQQEEWSGLTFQNTELSTGNQPSNIVDNENQGTWADNNLQSVSSLSSKPFSMHNDSSVSSSFPGFPQPDIQFTPEHREGFHQDESHESIQKSPKSSSEWLDRNSQQVQPHMRLDNTWTSQSSKPEGDINEGMYNRNSENHMWIRDGDSRETSHQVQDNNKLDHGKHFISSNKEDNEGIGEKQHQMSNSSHVMQNSYGREGGTYEQQQNCYQRDNSYDRKSEDSSGMRVTAQTSQNMLHLLIRVDQSKENSSIAQFGRSGFNPLSEVTEAKTPGASVSHIYNQSSASQGFALKLASPSQRQSVSNTLFSSQGMIHPASNPNQMQMDSNLREKNQTWSTLSPSQPLPQSHESSPRSRWDDKFGIGGQSSSPTSYKHGNSIAEITSSPTFSRNQRQTQHLFNVPGPSNQTTSPGSAAKHAPSNLALSQDTSQQIFVNSGGQQFPVLEAVPVSQPSFMSGMPARVGLSVKPQSLWTKNQSQQHLSGMETTSLASKELNGLNTQDGGYRSSEFGHSHTSFQGFISAQEKQGEETTFDASQTGVRNVSDPSDFASGTLLNHSHLQDLGGIHRSDSNGLAPSARNLGFLGHALKHSHGFRHDHSRLHQVQDTKNEEADPSRRDLDVQQITAMAGQQSIYGHNKDGELNSPSAHKFSPLGNSNATNFLTDAREGPSVKTSSQSAFQAQGMVAFGESDSQSPSIGNNVLPNYAETSQPNLSMASNWFKQYGTFRNGQIQPTYDARLDRSSAGQTSLAKPSQSLNIHSSVEQIDASDANRVWPSTATNLVTSEPFVAPYVLPSDVIDESMAIVRPKKRKIETSELLPWHKVTEGSKRVQDVSLAEQEWALACNRQTEKVGHEFEMIEDGLPILRSKRRLIFTTQFLQQLLGPAPASILSADAALYYDSVTYFVAKLSLGDACTLACSSSTDVPLNDSNKIGEKPKVSENTEMQYLSKAVEDFTNRSKKLENDLLRLDKVSILDLRLECQELERFSVINRFARFHIPQTATSGTTSSSGTVPTAPKPFPQRYVTGQPLPRHLPEGVHCLSL